Proteins encoded in a region of the Desertifilum tharense IPPAS B-1220 genome:
- a CDS encoding alpha/beta hydrolase, translating to MFNKSDNRLMQLNNMLYRHFQNQAELDEQYNAAKAGLDLLGYLEFYTQSSERVRSLIPHHLNVSYGPTLAEHLDIFPANQPLAPILVFIHGGYWVMLSSQDFSFVAQGPFAGGVTTIVPNYALCPKVTIDEIVRQNRAAIAWIYKNAESFGGDPNRIFVSGHSAGGHLTAMLMATDWEDYGLPHDVIKGGFAISGLFDLMPFPYTWLQPQLQFTWDQVLRNSPIYHIPKQASPLIITYGEEETPEFHRQSQEFLTAWKANNLPGKYLPQPQKHHLDVIDGFLDPQHSLCQSLFQLMGVQ from the coding sequence TTGTTTAATAAAAGCGATAATCGCTTAATGCAACTGAACAATATGCTCTATCGTCACTTTCAGAATCAAGCAGAGCTAGATGAACAATACAATGCAGCAAAAGCCGGACTTGACTTACTCGGTTATTTAGAGTTCTATACCCAAAGTAGCGAACGAGTCCGTAGTTTAATCCCCCATCATCTCAACGTATCTTACGGTCCAACTTTAGCAGAACATCTAGATATTTTTCCGGCGAATCAGCCATTAGCTCCTATTTTGGTATTTATTCATGGAGGCTATTGGGTAATGCTCAGTAGTCAAGACTTCAGTTTTGTTGCTCAAGGACCATTTGCTGGCGGCGTTACAACAATTGTACCCAACTATGCTTTATGTCCTAAAGTGACAATTGATGAAATTGTCCGTCAGAATCGAGCAGCAATTGCATGGATTTATAAAAATGCTGAAAGTTTTGGAGGAGATCCCAATCGGATTTTTGTCTCTGGACATTCCGCAGGGGGACACCTCACAGCAATGTTAATGGCTACTGATTGGGAAGATTATGGTCTACCCCATGATGTCATTAAGGGAGGCTTTGCAATCAGTGGATTGTTTGATTTAATGCCCTTTCCTTATACTTGGCTACAACCCCAGTTACAGTTTACCTGGGATCAAGTGTTGCGAAATAGTCCAATCTATCATATTCCCAAGCAAGCCTCTCCCCTAATTATTACCTATGGTGAAGAAGAAACCCCTGAGTTTCATCGTCAGTCACAAGAATTTCTGACCGCTTGGAAGGCGAATAACTTACCCGGAAAATATCTTCCTCAACCCCAGAAACATCATTTAGATGTGATTGATGGCTTTTTAGATCCACAGCATTCCCTGTGTCAATCGCTATTTCAATTGATGGGTGTTCAATGA
- the ilvD gene encoding dihydroxy-acid dehydratase → MPTYRSKTSTQGRNMAGARALWRATGMQTEDFEKPIIAVANSFTQFVPGHVHLKDLGQLVCREIEAAGGVAKEFNTIAVDDGIAMGHDGMLYSLPSREIIADSVEYMANAHCADALVCISNCDKITPGMLMAALRLNIPAVFVSGGPMEAGKTKLAEHKLDLVDAMVAAANDKISDEMVAEYERSACPTCGSCSGMFTANSMNCLTEAIGLSLPGNGTVLATHFDRKDLFINAARTIVSITRRYYEQGDESVLPRSIASFKAFENAMTLDIAMGGSTNTILHLLAAVHEAGVDFTLSDIDRLSRRVPQLCKVAPNTQKYHIEDVHRAGGIPGILGELDRAGLLHTDVPTVHSKTMKEALDRWDIQRTEDEAVQTFFKAGPAGIPTQQAFSQSTRWPSLDSDRENGCIRSLENAYSMEGGLAVLYGNLAECGCIVKTAGVDESILVFEGKARIFESQDAAVNAILNDKVQPGDVVIIRYEGPRGGPGMQEMLYPTSYLKSKGLGKVCALLTDGRFSGGTSGLSIGHASPEAAAGGNIALVEEGDRILIDIPNRSINMEVSPEELAKRRAAMEAKGKEAWKPAQPRQRRVTAALKAYALLATSADRGAVRNLDMLE, encoded by the coding sequence ATGCCGACCTATCGCTCCAAAACCTCCACCCAAGGACGCAATATGGCCGGTGCCCGCGCCCTCTGGCGTGCCACCGGAATGCAAACCGAGGACTTCGAGAAACCGATTATTGCAGTTGCGAATTCCTTTACCCAATTCGTACCCGGTCACGTTCACCTCAAGGATTTGGGTCAATTGGTGTGCCGCGAGATTGAAGCGGCGGGCGGTGTTGCCAAAGAATTTAACACCATCGCCGTTGATGATGGCATCGCAATGGGTCACGATGGGATGCTCTACAGCCTACCCTCGCGAGAAATTATTGCCGATTCCGTCGAGTACATGGCTAACGCCCACTGTGCCGATGCGCTGGTGTGTATCTCCAACTGCGACAAAATCACCCCTGGAATGTTGATGGCGGCGCTGCGGCTTAACATTCCGGCAGTGTTTGTGTCTGGCGGGCCGATGGAAGCGGGTAAGACCAAGCTGGCAGAACACAAACTCGACTTAGTAGACGCGATGGTGGCTGCGGCTAACGACAAGATTAGCGACGAAATGGTTGCAGAGTACGAGCGTTCCGCCTGTCCCACCTGCGGTTCTTGCTCCGGGATGTTTACGGCCAACTCCATGAACTGCCTCACCGAGGCAATTGGACTCTCCTTACCGGGTAATGGCACCGTGTTGGCCACCCATTTCGACCGCAAGGACTTGTTTATCAACGCCGCCCGCACGATTGTCAGCATTACTCGGCGCTACTACGAACAGGGAGATGAGTCGGTACTGCCGCGCTCAATTGCCAGCTTTAAGGCTTTTGAAAATGCGATGACGCTTGATATTGCGATGGGCGGATCGACCAATACCATTCTCCACTTACTGGCCGCTGTCCATGAGGCGGGGGTTGATTTTACCCTATCCGATATCGATCGCCTTTCGCGTCGGGTGCCGCAACTGTGCAAAGTCGCCCCCAATACGCAAAAGTATCATATTGAGGATGTTCACCGGGCTGGCGGTATCCCCGGCATCCTCGGCGAATTAGACCGGGCGGGACTGCTGCATACAGATGTGCCGACGGTTCACAGCAAGACGATGAAAGAAGCACTCGATCGTTGGGATATTCAACGGACTGAGGATGAAGCCGTTCAGACGTTCTTTAAAGCCGGGCCGGCGGGGATTCCCACGCAGCAAGCGTTTAGTCAATCGACTCGCTGGCCATCCCTGGATTCAGACCGGGAAAATGGCTGCATTCGCAGTCTGGAAAATGCCTATAGCATGGAGGGCGGACTAGCGGTGCTGTACGGCAACTTGGCCGAATGCGGGTGCATTGTGAAAACGGCAGGAGTCGATGAAAGCATTCTGGTGTTTGAAGGGAAGGCGCGCATTTTTGAAAGCCAAGATGCGGCGGTGAATGCCATTCTCAACGATAAGGTGCAACCGGGCGATGTGGTGATTATTCGCTATGAAGGGCCGCGCGGGGGGCCGGGGATGCAGGAAATGCTCTATCCGACCAGTTACTTGAAATCGAAGGGTTTGGGTAAGGTTTGTGCGTTGCTCACCGATGGGCGGTTTTCGGGCGGGACTTCGGGCCTGTCTATTGGCCACGCGTCTCCGGAGGCTGCCGCCGGGGGGAATATTGCGCTGGTTGAGGAGGGCGATCGCATTCTCATCGATATCCCCAACCGCAGCATCAATATGGAGGTTTCCCCGGAAGAATTAGCCAAGCGCCGCGCTGCAATGGAGGCGAAGGGTAAGGAGGCTTGGAAGCCTGCACAACCCCGCCAGCGGCGTGTGACGGCAGCGCTGAAGGCCTACGCGCTACTGGCAACCAGTGCCGATCGAGGAGCCGTCCGCAATTTGGATATGCTGGAGTAG
- a CDS encoding response regulator, which produces MVGDLQSNSIRILLVDDNPNNLKVLAEAISTCGWKALMATDGESAIEQSEYAQPDLILLDVMMPGLDGFETCRRLKTSRITQPIPVIFMTALSESTDKVKGLEIGAVDYITKPFQQEEVIARLKLHLKISHLTRTLEQRVEEHTKELSQSLEQLQSTQLQLIQSEKMSTLGQLVAGIGHEINNPIGFIVGNLTHIKEYTHGLLRLVDLQQKKLPEIDSEVADLIEEIDLEYLIEDLPNLLQSMQQGIIRLQEISLSLRTFARADIASKVAFQIHEGIDSTLMLLKHRLKGNSERPEIQVIKKYSSLEPVQCYPGQLNQVFMNLIANAIDAFDQCHLSGICRESNKLPTLTLITLTDAQEDSIRIYIKDNGSGIAPEIQARIFDPAFTTKPVGKGTGLGLAISYQIIVDKHQGKIQCLSSPGEGTEFIITLPLGNSS; this is translated from the coding sequence ATGGTGGGAGATCTACAATCTAATTCTATCCGTATTCTTTTGGTTGATGATAATCCTAATAACCTCAAAGTTTTAGCAGAAGCGATTAGTACCTGTGGCTGGAAAGCCTTGATGGCAACTGATGGAGAATCCGCAATTGAACAAAGTGAATACGCTCAACCGGATCTGATTCTTTTAGATGTAATGATGCCCGGTTTGGATGGATTTGAAACCTGTCGCAGGCTTAAAACGAGTCGCATTACTCAACCCATTCCCGTGATTTTTATGACGGCGCTATCAGAGTCAACTGATAAGGTTAAGGGATTAGAAATTGGCGCTGTTGATTATATTACTAAACCGTTTCAACAAGAAGAAGTTATTGCTCGCTTAAAATTACACCTAAAAATATCTCACCTCACTCGAACTTTAGAGCAACGAGTAGAAGAACACACCAAAGAGTTATCTCAATCTTTAGAACAGCTACAAAGCACGCAGCTTCAACTCATCCAAAGCGAGAAAATGTCTACTCTCGGACAGTTGGTTGCGGGAATTGGTCACGAAATTAATAATCCTATTGGCTTTATTGTTGGCAATTTAACGCATATCAAAGAATATACGCACGGTCTTTTACGCCTGGTTGATTTACAACAAAAAAAGCTTCCTGAAATCGACTCAGAAGTCGCCGATCTGATTGAAGAAATTGATTTAGAATATCTCATTGAAGATTTACCGAATTTGTTGCAATCTATGCAACAAGGAATTATTCGCTTGCAAGAAATTAGTTTGTCTTTAAGGACATTTGCGCGGGCGGATATTGCTTCAAAAGTAGCTTTTCAAATCCATGAAGGGATTGATAGCACTTTAATGTTATTGAAGCATCGGCTGAAAGGGAATTCAGAAAGACCTGAAATTCAAGTTATTAAAAAATATAGTTCTTTAGAACCCGTACAATGCTATCCGGGACAGCTTAACCAAGTTTTTATGAATCTGATTGCTAATGCGATTGATGCTTTCGATCAGTGTCATCTTAGCGGGATTTGTCGAGAATCGAATAAATTACCGACTCTGACCTTAATCACCTTGACCGATGCCCAAGAAGATAGCATTAGAATTTACATTAAAGACAATGGTTCGGGAATTGCTCCCGAAATCCAAGCTAGAATTTTCGATCCCGCCTTTACAACGAAGCCCGTAGGTAAAGGAACGGGCTTAGGATTGGCAATTTCTTATCAAATTATTGTTGATAAACATCAAGGAAAAATCCAATGTTTATCTTCCCCAGGCGAAGGAACAGAGTTTATTATTACTTTACCTCTAGGGAATTCCAGCTAA
- a CDS encoding CHASE2 domain-containing protein, whose product MWRKVKAVIQHNRNVLMITPSVALTFIVGQSLGLFNVLEWRIRDEWVRLRSHYQIVDEIVVVSIDERDIQSVGKWPVPDWALAELLQTVRSQQPRSIGLDLYRDLPEGTGYEQLAEIFRTTPNLIGVEKITGERVNPPPELEKTNQVGLADLVLDGDRQIRRALLTAVDREQGEKIKAGLATRVALQYLEADGITLESIDPERQKFRLGQEIYRPIQNREAGYLKDELGGYQILLNWRGSEKAFRTIAMRDVLAGDIPPDLMRDRMVFIGSFAASTNDFFNTPFASSKSTQLATPGVIVHANIAYQLVRGAKTGNTSLHGFSYPLFLLWVLGWSAIGAAGSWGLASLPTRRQIPGGKVLWATVAVVGVYCVGAYGLFLYGLLIPVIPALGALIGSTIATTNAYKQQKLEETNQQLEIANNQLLDYSKTLEAKVEERTHELLEAKQAADAANQAKSEFLANMSHELRTPLNGILGYAQVLERSPTLSEKNLEGIRIISQCGSHLLMLINDILDLSKIEARKLELVPSGVYLPTFLHGVTEICSIRADQKGVEFQAKISDRLPRAIQTDEKRLRQVLINLLGNAIKFTPNGCVTFTVEPLDLPTSPESNGTPSCKIRFQVADTGIGMTSDQLEKIFLPFEQVGEVGQRAEGTGLGLTISQRIATLMGSQIQVNSRLGEGSVFWLDIAVPLSREWNEAHLDPSQTKVTGIRGQAPQILIVDDDDNHRSMLAHLLQEIGCRIQEATNGEQGLSLAAEHPPNLMILDLAMPQMDGFEVMANLQSDPQLASIPVLVSSASVFEEDRQHSLQAGAQAFLPKPLQIDELLNALRSLLNVDWIYSEPTVSPSPSQQQAPAESEWVVPSQEVVQQLYHLSMMGDISAIESLLKELTEQDRTLIPFTAKISQMAGNFQTGKIRQFLKSFVETEPQ is encoded by the coding sequence ATGTGGCGCAAAGTTAAGGCTGTCATTCAGCACAATCGAAATGTCTTAATGATTACTCCCAGTGTTGCTCTAACGTTCATTGTGGGGCAGTCGCTGGGACTTTTCAATGTGTTGGAATGGAGAATTCGCGATGAGTGGGTGCGGCTGCGATCGCACTATCAGATCGTCGATGAGATTGTGGTGGTGAGCATCGACGAGCGCGATATCCAATCGGTGGGCAAATGGCCGGTTCCAGACTGGGCCTTGGCTGAATTGCTGCAAACCGTGCGATCGCAACAACCCCGCAGTATTGGGCTAGATCTCTATCGCGATTTGCCAGAAGGGACGGGATACGAACAGCTCGCCGAGATTTTTCGCACGACGCCGAATTTAATTGGCGTTGAAAAAATTACCGGAGAGCGCGTTAATCCCCCACCCGAACTGGAAAAAACAAATCAGGTGGGCTTGGCAGATTTGGTTCTAGATGGCGATCGCCAGATCCGTCGCGCCTTACTGACGGCGGTCGATCGCGAACAAGGAGAGAAGATCAAGGCCGGGTTAGCCACCCGCGTCGCCCTCCAGTACCTAGAAGCCGATGGCATCACCTTAGAAAGCATCGATCCAGAGCGGCAAAAATTCCGTTTGGGTCAAGAAATTTACCGACCGATTCAAAATCGAGAGGCGGGTTATCTCAAAGATGAGTTGGGAGGCTATCAAATCCTCCTCAATTGGCGTGGCTCCGAAAAAGCCTTTCGGACAATTGCCATGCGCGATGTGTTAGCAGGCGATATTCCGCCGGATCTCATGCGCGATCGCATGGTCTTTATTGGTTCGTTTGCGGCTAGTACCAATGACTTTTTTAATACGCCGTTTGCGTCGAGCAAATCTACTCAACTGGCGACCCCTGGCGTCATCGTTCACGCCAATATTGCCTATCAATTGGTGCGGGGTGCGAAAACGGGTAATACCAGTTTGCACGGCTTTTCCTACCCCCTCTTCCTCCTTTGGGTGCTAGGGTGGTCGGCGATTGGTGCGGCGGGGAGTTGGGGGTTGGCTAGCCTACCGACAAGGCGGCAAATTCCAGGCGGGAAAGTGCTGTGGGCAACCGTCGCTGTTGTGGGTGTTTACTGTGTGGGAGCCTATGGGTTATTTTTGTACGGCTTGCTAATTCCGGTGATTCCAGCATTGGGTGCTTTGATTGGCAGCACGATTGCGACAACCAACGCCTATAAACAGCAAAAACTGGAGGAAACCAATCAACAACTGGAAATTGCTAATAATCAACTCTTGGATTATTCCAAAACGCTTGAGGCTAAAGTAGAGGAGCGAACCCACGAACTTTTGGAGGCCAAACAGGCCGCAGATGCAGCGAACCAAGCGAAAAGCGAGTTTTTGGCAAATATGAGTCACGAACTGCGAACGCCGCTCAATGGCATTCTGGGCTACGCTCAGGTGCTAGAGCGATCGCCAACCCTCAGCGAGAAAAACCTGGAAGGAATTCGGATTATCAGCCAATGCGGATCGCACCTGTTGATGCTGATCAATGACATTCTCGATTTGTCTAAGATCGAAGCGCGGAAGCTAGAACTGGTTCCTAGTGGGGTTTATCTCCCCACGTTCTTGCATGGGGTGACGGAGATTTGCAGTATTCGGGCCGACCAGAAGGGGGTAGAATTTCAGGCGAAGATTAGCGATCGCTTACCCCGTGCCATTCAAACTGATGAAAAACGATTGCGCCAAGTTTTAATTAATTTATTGGGCAATGCTATTAAATTCACGCCCAATGGTTGCGTCACGTTTACAGTAGAACCGCTTGATTTGCCCACTTCGCCTGAATCCAACGGTACGCCCAGTTGTAAGATTCGCTTTCAGGTGGCAGATACTGGAATTGGGATGACTTCAGATCAATTAGAGAAGATCTTTTTACCCTTTGAGCAGGTGGGTGAAGTCGGACAACGCGCCGAAGGAACGGGCTTGGGGTTGACCATTAGTCAGCGAATTGCTACGTTAATGGGCAGCCAAATTCAAGTCAACAGTCGCTTGGGTGAAGGGAGCGTCTTTTGGTTAGATATTGCTGTCCCCCTATCTCGCGAATGGAATGAAGCCCATCTCGATCCAAGTCAGACCAAAGTTACCGGAATTCGCGGACAAGCGCCACAAATTTTGATTGTCGATGATGATGACAATCATCGCTCCATGCTCGCTCATCTCTTGCAAGAAATTGGCTGTCGCATCCAAGAAGCAACGAATGGCGAACAGGGGTTAAGCCTAGCAGCCGAACATCCACCGAATCTGATGATTCTGGATTTAGCAATGCCGCAAATGGATGGTTTTGAGGTGATGGCGAACCTTCAATCCGATCCTCAACTCGCTTCAATTCCAGTCCTCGTTTCAAGTGCTAGCGTTTTTGAAGAAGATCGACAGCACAGTTTGCAAGCTGGCGCTCAGGCTTTTTTACCGAAACCTTTGCAAATTGATGAACTTTTGAACGCACTGCGATCGCTATTAAATGTAGATTGGATTTATAGCGAGCCGACCGTCTCTCCCTCTCCCTCTCAGCAGCAAGCCCCCGCCGAAAGTGAATGGGTGGTGCCTTCCCAAGAAGTGGTTCAACAACTGTATCACCTATCTATGATGGGAGATATATCTGCCATTGAATCTCTTTTAAAAGAGCTGACCGAACAAGATCGAACACTCATTCCTTTTACCGCAAAAATCAGTCAAATGGCTGGTAATTTTCAAACCGGAAAAATTCGTCAATTCTTAAAATCTTTTGTTGAAACGGAGCCGCAATAA
- a CDS encoding DUF928 domain-containing protein: MKRHYLAGSFSLLALLASSAYWSASAVTFTPPPTNRAPSQATGGASRGNLFVPPPTNRAPSQATGGASRGNLFTPPSDNSAPSQATGGASRNLFTPPTDNGAPNQATGGASRNLFAPPTDNGAPNQATGGASRNLFTPPTDNGAPNQAAGGASRNNLFTPPTDNSAPQRASGGSSRVGTYYLNPSAVRADGPKALIALLPDSFYGKTILERPTFLVYIPGSNAEEAVFSLKDEQGNMIYQMTLAVGGKSGTIAIQLPQDAPVLAVGKNYQWLFALKLDGQLSPSTPYVDGWVQRVEPDAALASALQEEDLLKLATALGKNGIWYDCAAALVELHATQPTDATLMKHWAELLSSVGLKELTHAPLIGSAL, translated from the coding sequence ATGAAACGTCATTATTTGGCAGGTTCATTCAGCCTCCTTGCCCTGCTTGCTAGCAGTGCGTACTGGAGTGCTAGTGCTGTCACCTTCACCCCACCCCCCACTAATCGCGCACCCAGTCAAGCGACGGGCGGCGCATCGCGGGGCAATCTGTTCGTTCCTCCCCCTACCAATCGCGCGCCCAGTCAAGCAACGGGCGGCGCATCGCGGGGCAATCTGTTTACGCCTCCTAGCGATAACAGCGCACCCAGTCAGGCGACGGGCGGTGCATCCCGGAACCTGTTTACCCCCCCTACCGATAACGGCGCTCCCAATCAGGCGACGGGCGGCGCATCCCGCAACCTGTTCGCCCCCCCGACCGATAACGGCGCACCCAATCAGGCGACGGGCGGCGCATCCCGGAACCTGTTTACGCCCCCTACCGATAACGGCGCACCCAATCAGGCGGCGGGCGGCGCATCGCGTAATAACCTGTTTACGCCCCCTACTGATAACAGCGCTCCCCAACGAGCATCGGGTGGTTCTTCCCGCGTTGGCACGTACTACTTGAATCCTTCAGCCGTTAGAGCAGATGGCCCTAAAGCTTTAATTGCTCTGCTTCCTGACAGTTTCTACGGCAAAACGATCCTAGAGCGTCCGACCTTCCTGGTCTACATTCCTGGCTCTAATGCAGAAGAAGCCGTATTTAGCCTGAAGGACGAGCAGGGAAATATGATCTACCAAATGACCCTGGCTGTAGGCGGAAAAAGCGGAACAATTGCCATTCAGTTACCCCAAGACGCCCCTGTGCTAGCCGTTGGTAAAAACTATCAATGGTTGTTTGCCCTGAAACTGGATGGACAACTGAGTCCGAGTACCCCCTATGTGGATGGTTGGGTACAGCGCGTTGAGCCAGATGCTGCACTCGCAAGCGCTCTCCAAGAGGAGGATTTGTTGAAGCTCGCGACCGCTTTAGGTAAAAACGGCATTTGGTATGATTGCGCTGCTGCGCTGGTTGAGTTACACGCCACTCAACCCACTGATGCGACTTTAATGAAGCATTGGGCGGAATTACTATCCTCGGTGGGTCTCAAAGAGTTAACTCATGCACCCTTAATTGGCTCTGCGCTCTAA
- a CDS encoding CHAT domain-containing protein encodes MPRRVKRYRLLCLSLGVLSLWLATHFMPVRAATPTSTPVSQLSATTSAHHWLEQGRNHYQAGRFAEAIEAWQTAAQQFQAQGDRQQEALSWNYLSLAQQELQQWSAAQRSIEQSLKLLATIQPQAIVQAQVLNTQANLQLQTGQAETALATWQQAQKFYEQSGDIPGSLGTQINQAQALQHLGFYRRSKQQLNSLAQMLNALPDDEIKLSGLRSLGIALQSIGDLPQSQQTLQQGLAIARQIDAKPQLSSLLLNLGQVTASLSDPNGAFEYLTQAEEVALNASDRTQARLALFKLFLDYDKLELAAPLAPQLLATFKEIPPSHSSLYAAIHFVAALNRLDNPAAILPLRDLSQLLEITVQSARQIQDTSAQAYALHQWGQLYRRTQQRSEAQALTQKSLELARHLQADDIIAQSAWQLGQLYRQQGKKQDAIAAYSEAVNALKAMRGDLVAINPEVQFSFRESVEPVYRELVDLLLDQQPSQASLAEARELIEALQIAELDNFFREACLDKAQQIDRVDPNATIVYPIILPNRLATIFSQAGKPLRYYVTDTAPGEVEQTLNNLLAALNPVSDGQERDRLSQKVYDWLIRPAERDRLLRDTQTLVFVLDGRLRNIPMAALYDGQRYLIEKYAVALSPGLQVMAGRSRDNFSAIIGGISESRSGFSALPEVEAEVKEISKALPSALLLNQAFTNRALAERLQSKRASIVHLATHGQFSSRIEDTFLLTWDGQVSVRELSELLENRGGDPSQAIELLVLSACDTAAGDDRAVLGLAGLAVKSGARSTLATLWPVKDRAAALLMTRFYDQLRQPNQTKAEALRQAQIHLIRQTDFRDPFFWSGFVLVGNWA; translated from the coding sequence ATGCCTCGCCGAGTTAAACGATACCGCTTGCTGTGCCTCAGTTTGGGAGTGTTGAGCCTGTGGCTTGCCACCCATTTTATGCCCGTTCGTGCGGCCACCCCAACTTCAACTCCCGTCAGTCAGCTTTCGGCAACAACGTCTGCCCATCATTGGCTAGAACAAGGGCGCAACCACTACCAAGCGGGGCGCTTTGCGGAAGCGATTGAGGCTTGGCAAACAGCGGCTCAACAATTTCAAGCTCAGGGCGATCGCCAACAGGAAGCTCTAAGTTGGAATTACCTATCTTTGGCTCAACAAGAACTCCAGCAATGGTCAGCAGCCCAACGATCCATCGAACAAAGCCTAAAGCTGTTAGCAACCATCCAACCCCAAGCCATTGTGCAGGCGCAAGTCCTGAACACTCAAGCCAACTTGCAATTGCAAACTGGGCAAGCAGAAACTGCCTTAGCCACCTGGCAACAAGCCCAGAAATTTTACGAACAATCTGGGGATATTCCAGGCAGCCTCGGCACTCAAATTAATCAGGCTCAAGCTTTACAACATTTGGGATTTTATCGGCGTTCTAAACAACAGTTAAACAGCCTTGCCCAGATGTTGAATGCTCTGCCCGATGATGAAATTAAACTCAGCGGATTGCGATCGCTCGGTATCGCCCTGCAATCCATCGGAGATTTGCCTCAAAGTCAACAGACCTTACAGCAAGGTTTAGCGATCGCCCGCCAAATTGATGCCAAACCCCAGTTGAGTTCCCTGTTGCTCAATCTGGGACAAGTCACCGCCAGTTTATCCGATCCCAATGGTGCATTTGAGTATCTCACCCAAGCCGAAGAGGTTGCTTTAAATGCCAGCGATCGCACCCAAGCCCGTTTAGCTTTATTTAAACTCTTCCTCGATTACGATAAGCTCGAATTAGCAGCACCCCTTGCCCCCCAACTGCTCGCAACCTTTAAAGAAATTCCCCCCAGTCACAGTTCGCTGTATGCTGCAATCCACTTTGTAGCAGCCCTCAATCGGCTGGACAATCCAGCGGCGATTTTGCCCTTGCGCGATCTATCGCAACTGCTCGAAATCACCGTTCAGTCTGCCCGTCAGATTCAGGATACATCGGCTCAAGCTTACGCGCTCCATCAGTGGGGACAACTCTACCGTCGCACGCAACAACGTTCTGAAGCCCAAGCCTTAACGCAAAAATCTTTAGAACTGGCGCGTCACCTCCAGGCTGACGACATTATTGCTCAATCAGCTTGGCAGTTAGGTCAGTTGTATCGACAGCAGGGCAAAAAACAAGACGCGATCGCCGCTTATAGCGAAGCGGTGAATGCGCTCAAAGCCATGCGGGGGGATTTAGTCGCCATTAACCCGGAAGTTCAATTTTCCTTCCGGGAAAGCGTAGAACCCGTCTATCGAGAACTAGTTGATTTACTGCTTGACCAACAACCCTCTCAAGCGTCACTAGCCGAAGCCCGCGAACTCATCGAGGCGCTGCAAATTGCCGAACTCGATAACTTCTTCCGAGAAGCTTGTTTGGACAAAGCCCAACAAATCGATCGAGTCGATCCCAACGCAACCATCGTTTATCCCATTATCCTTCCCAATCGGCTAGCAACAATCTTCTCCCAAGCTGGAAAACCGCTCCGTTACTATGTCACGGATACAGCTCCGGGGGAAGTAGAACAAACCCTCAACAACTTGTTGGCGGCGTTGAACCCGGTTTCGGACGGTCAAGAGCGCGATCGCCTCTCTCAAAAGGTTTACGATTGGTTGATTCGCCCCGCCGAACGCGATCGCCTCCTAAGAGATACGCAAACCCTAGTCTTTGTTCTCGATGGTCGCTTGCGGAATATCCCAATGGCGGCCCTCTACGATGGTCAGCGCTATCTGATTGAAAAATATGCCGTAGCCCTCTCTCCCGGCTTGCAGGTCATGGCAGGGCGATCGCGCGATAACTTCTCGGCTATTATTGGCGGGATTAGCGAGTCGCGCAGCGGTTTTAGCGCCCTCCCAGAAGTCGAAGCAGAAGTCAAAGAAATCTCTAAGGCTCTGCCCTCCGCACTTTTACTGAATCAAGCCTTTACCAACAGGGCCCTCGCCGAGCGATTGCAATCGAAGCGTGCCAGTATCGTTCACCTCGCCACGCACGGGCAATTTAGCTCCCGCATTGAAGATACATTCTTGCTCACTTGGGACGGGCAAGTGAGCGTTAGAGAGCTGTCCGAACTGCTAGAAAATCGGGGGGGAGACCCATCCCAAGCCATTGAGTTATTGGTACTCAGTGCTTGCGATACTGCCGCCGGAGACGATCGCGCAGTTCTAGGACTCGCTGGGTTAGCGGTTAAATCAGGGGCCCGCTCAACCCTAGCGACGCTTTGGCCGGTCAAAGATCGAGCCGCCGCCCTATTGATGACTCGGTTCTATGACCAATTGCGACAGCCCAATCAAACAAAGGCCGAAGCTTTGCGCCAAGCTCAAATTCACCTGATTCGCCAAACCGACTTCCGCGATCCTTTCTTTTGGTCGGGGTTTGTTTTGGTTGGAAATTGGGCGTAA